In the genome of Segatella copri, one region contains:
- a CDS encoding SusC/RagA family TonB-linked outer membrane protein has product MNKRSQFGMTLLLSTILVGAANASTVPSSSTFGATMVAQQGAVCKGVVKDATGEPIIGASVSVKGTKNATVTDLDGVFTLQGVTKGTTIVVSYIGFVNSEVKWNGTSLNVTLAEDTQGLEEVVVVGYGTQKKVNLSGAVANVDGKVLENRPITNIGQGLQGVVPNLNVSMNSGGAPGASSSYNIRGNTSLNGGSPLVLVDNVQMDANLVNPDDVESISVLKDASSAAIYGARAAYGVILITTKKGRKSDKPNISFNATGYWQSPAKSYHNVNSMQYLKMMDEANKNDGGSGRYFKDQVYKYTEEYFNGTRKDPVFFDEAYDKAKYGYCGNTDWWNELYKTSFSQIYNANISGGNDRTTYYASIAMNDQKGILTAGDDKYKKYNANVNISSNITKWLNVSAKITHTYTSERHPTGGTTAMNPTAYSGLSAYSGMMKNDLSPLMPVKHPDGHYAGQGSYTNPIAIMEQGGNAKYRQNDLWMTGAVRITPIKGLVINADYTWNFYGRNSNEHVRNFYDYTAVPGTENYYPWTNPSSITVSNYDDYYQAFNAFAEYSLSLAEKHNFKVLVGYNQEKKHNKYHWVGRKNLIDNDTPQINLAYGDISTSGSESMWSTNGLFFRLNYDYMGKYLFEFNGREDGSSKFAKGNRYAFFPSGSVAWRVSEEKFFEPLRSWWDNLKIRASYGSLGNQNVSGNFPYLATYGLSTKAGVLLGGTRPVAVYAPGLVSSSFTWETVNQFDLGIDGTWLNNRLSASFDWYRRDTKDMLTKGATLPSVLGTGVPRSNAANMKTTGWEISVEWSDRLKCGLGYHIKGVLSDYQSEITKYSNDARLIGDHYVGEKLGEIWGFVSNGLFQSDEEAASWDQKAIDGGHWSAGDVKFEDLDGDKKVTWGEGTVDKPGDRKILGNSTPRYAYGITAGADYKGFDFEMFWQGIGKRDYFGGWGGPSFWGFTNEWCTPQTTSLDYWTEDNRGAYFPKLHHYSVNGANHNTSSRYMLNAAYLRLKNVTLGYSIPSHLLKQVGIARLRVFVQGENLLTFTPMKVKFADPETLGNMTYPINKKISVGMNLSF; this is encoded by the coding sequence ATGAACAAAAGAAGTCAGTTTGGCATGACCCTATTACTATCTACGATTTTAGTAGGTGCCGCCAATGCGAGTACTGTTCCTAGCTCAAGCACATTCGGAGCAACTATGGTTGCACAGCAGGGTGCTGTTTGCAAAGGTGTGGTAAAGGATGCTACCGGTGAACCTATTATTGGTGCGTCAGTATCAGTGAAAGGCACGAAGAATGCTACAGTTACCGATTTGGACGGAGTGTTCACACTCCAGGGTGTAACTAAGGGTACTACCATCGTTGTTTCTTACATCGGTTTCGTAAATAGCGAAGTAAAGTGGAACGGAACAAGTCTCAATGTAACTCTCGCTGAAGACACACAAGGCTTGGAGGAAGTCGTTGTCGTAGGTTACGGTACACAGAAGAAGGTAAACCTCTCTGGTGCTGTTGCCAACGTAGATGGTAAGGTTTTGGAAAACCGCCCTATTACCAACATCGGACAGGGTCTCCAGGGTGTTGTTCCCAACCTCAACGTATCCATGAACAGTGGTGGTGCTCCTGGTGCCAGCTCTAGCTACAATATCCGTGGTAACACGTCGTTGAACGGCGGTAGCCCATTGGTATTGGTTGACAACGTGCAGATGGATGCCAACCTCGTGAATCCAGACGACGTGGAGTCTATCTCTGTATTGAAGGACGCCTCTTCTGCAGCCATCTACGGTGCGCGTGCAGCATACGGTGTAATCCTCATTACTACCAAGAAAGGTCGCAAGAGCGACAAGCCTAACATCTCATTCAACGCCACAGGTTACTGGCAGAGCCCTGCCAAGTCATACCACAACGTTAACTCTATGCAGTACCTCAAGATGATGGACGAGGCTAACAAGAATGACGGTGGTTCAGGCCGATACTTCAAGGATCAGGTTTATAAATATACAGAGGAATACTTCAACGGAACCCGTAAGGATCCTGTATTCTTCGACGAGGCATACGATAAGGCAAAGTATGGCTACTGCGGCAATACCGACTGGTGGAATGAGCTTTACAAGACTTCATTCTCTCAGATCTACAATGCCAACATCAGCGGTGGTAACGACCGTACTACCTACTATGCATCCATCGCCATGAACGACCAGAAGGGTATCCTTACCGCTGGTGACGATAAATATAAGAAGTACAACGCTAACGTAAACATCTCTTCTAACATTACCAAGTGGCTGAATGTAAGCGCTAAGATTACTCATACCTATACATCAGAGCGCCACCCTACTGGTGGTACCACAGCGATGAACCCTACAGCTTACTCTGGTCTGAGCGCATACTCAGGTATGATGAAGAACGACTTGAGCCCACTGATGCCAGTGAAGCATCCTGATGGCCACTATGCTGGCCAGGGTAGCTACACCAACCCTATCGCCATCATGGAGCAGGGTGGTAACGCCAAGTATCGCCAGAACGACTTGTGGATGACTGGTGCCGTACGCATCACTCCTATCAAGGGTCTCGTCATCAACGCCGACTATACATGGAACTTCTACGGCAGAAACTCTAACGAGCACGTACGCAACTTCTACGACTATACAGCCGTTCCTGGTACAGAGAACTACTATCCTTGGACCAACCCAAGCAGTATCACCGTATCTAACTACGATGACTACTATCAGGCATTCAATGCATTTGCAGAGTACTCACTCTCATTGGCAGAAAAGCATAACTTCAAGGTACTCGTGGGTTACAACCAGGAGAAGAAGCACAACAAGTATCACTGGGTGGGCCGCAAGAACCTCATCGACAACGATACTCCACAGATCAACCTCGCTTACGGTGATATCTCTACCAGCGGTAGCGAAAGCATGTGGTCAACCAACGGTCTCTTCTTCCGCTTGAACTACGACTACATGGGCAAGTACCTCTTCGAGTTCAACGGCCGTGAGGATGGTTCTTCTAAGTTTGCCAAGGGCAACCGCTATGCGTTCTTCCCTTCAGGCTCTGTAGCTTGGCGTGTATCAGAGGAGAAGTTCTTCGAGCCATTGCGCAGCTGGTGGGACAACCTGAAGATTCGTGCATCTTACGGTTCTCTGGGTAACCAGAACGTATCTGGCAACTTCCCTTACCTGGCTACCTACGGCTTGAGCACAAAGGCTGGCGTATTGCTCGGCGGCACACGTCCTGTAGCAGTTTATGCTCCTGGCCTGGTAAGTAGCTCATTTACATGGGAGACCGTGAACCAGTTCGACCTCGGTATCGATGGTACATGGCTCAACAACCGACTGAGTGCATCTTTCGACTGGTATCGCCGTGACACCAAGGATATGCTGACAAAGGGTGCTACCCTGCCTTCTGTGCTCGGTACAGGCGTTCCAAGAAGCAACGCAGCCAACATGAAGACCACTGGTTGGGAAATCTCTGTAGAGTGGAGCGACCGATTGAAGTGCGGTTTGGGCTACCACATCAAGGGTGTATTGTCTGACTACCAGTCTGAAATCACCAAGTATTCTAACGACGCACGCCTCATCGGCGACCACTACGTGGGCGAGAAGCTGGGCGAAATCTGGGGTTTTGTATCTAACGGACTCTTCCAGAGCGACGAGGAAGCAGCCAGCTGGGATCAGAAGGCTATCGACGGCGGCCACTGGAGTGCAGGTGACGTGAAGTTTGAAGACCTCGATGGTGACAAGAAGGTAACCTGGGGTGAAGGTACAGTAGATAAGCCAGGCGACCGCAAGATTCTCGGTAACTCAACTCCTCGCTATGCATACGGTATCACAGCAGGTGCCGACTACAAGGGCTTCGACTTCGAGATGTTTTGGCAGGGTATCGGCAAGCGCGACTACTTCGGTGGTTGGGGTGGTCCATCATTCTGGGGCTTCACTAATGAGTGGTGTACTCCACAGACCACATCTCTCGACTACTGGACAGAGGACAACCGTGGTGCTTACTTCCCAAAACTCCATCACTACAGTGTAAATGGTGCTAACCACAACACCTCTTCTCGCTACATGCTCAATGCAGCATACCTGCGTTTGAAGAATGTGACATTAGGTTACTCTATCCCTTCACACTTGCTGAAGCAGGTGGGCATTGCTCGCCTCAGAGTATTTGTACAGGGTGAAAACCTCCTTACATTCACTCCTATGAAGGTGAAGTTCGCTGACCCAGAGACACTTGGTAACATGACTTACCCTATCAACAAGAAGATCTCTGTAGGTATGAACTTATCATTCTAA